From the Spirochaetota bacterium genome, one window contains:
- the murA gene encoding UDP-N-acetylglucosamine 1-carboxyvinyltransferase — protein MDTYLIKGGKKLNGSVTISGAKNAALPIIVASLLAEGTTVLHNVPNLKDIQTILKVIECLGANYEFDTEHNTLKIHVNSLKNAEVPYDLVKTMRASIYVMGPLLARCGEADVSMPGGCAIGERPVDIHLSGFEALGSTITIEHGYIKARVQKLQGNRFIMRKVSVGATANIMMAAVLADGQTILENCAMEPDVVDLGNFLIKMGAKIQGLGTERIIIHGVKKLKPVTYSIIPDRIEAGTFLIAGAITRSNITINNVIPEHFKACIDVLSEMGFVISGGDSSVTIEPSKKLQGSMIRTLPYPGFPTDLQAPIMALMCTIPGISVIIETIFENRYTHVGELRRMGADIEIEGNVAVVKGGKQLQAAPVLMSDLRAGASLVLAALVAKGQTEIRRIYHTDRGYENFEQKLQSLGADIQRVKGGKP, from the coding sequence GTGGATACCTATTTAATTAAAGGCGGCAAAAAGCTTAATGGTTCAGTAACTATCTCCGGTGCTAAAAACGCTGCACTGCCAATTATTGTGGCAAGCCTTCTTGCTGAGGGTACTACCGTGTTACACAATGTACCCAATTTAAAAGATATTCAAACAATTTTAAAAGTTATTGAATGCTTAGGCGCCAATTATGAATTTGATACTGAACACAATACGTTAAAAATCCATGTAAATTCTTTAAAAAACGCCGAAGTACCCTATGATTTAGTTAAAACCATGCGTGCTTCCATATACGTTATGGGCCCGCTATTAGCACGGTGTGGCGAGGCCGATGTATCAATGCCCGGTGGTTGTGCCATTGGCGAACGTCCTGTAGATATTCATCTTTCAGGTTTTGAAGCTCTCGGTAGCACCATAACCATAGAACATGGATATATTAAAGCGCGAGTTCAAAAGCTTCAGGGTAATCGCTTCATTATGCGAAAAGTCTCCGTTGGTGCCACTGCAAACATTATGATGGCAGCAGTCCTTGCCGATGGGCAAACCATACTGGAAAATTGTGCAATGGAACCAGATGTGGTTGATCTGGGCAACTTCCTCATAAAGATGGGCGCAAAGATTCAAGGGCTGGGAACAGAGCGCATTATTATACATGGTGTAAAGAAGCTTAAACCTGTCACCTATTCCATTATTCCTGATCGCATTGAAGCAGGCACATTTTTAATTGCAGGAGCTATCACACGGAGTAACATTACCATAAACAATGTCATCCCCGAACATTTCAAGGCTTGCATTGATGTACTGTCTGAAATGGGTTTTGTTATTTCAGGCGGCGATAGTTCCGTTACAATAGAACCTTCTAAAAAATTGCAGGGTAGCATGATAAGGACCCTGCCATACCCCGGTTTCCCAACCGACCTGCAAGCACCCATAATGGCATTGATGTGCACTATACCAGGAATCAGCGTGATTATTGAAACAATCTTTGAGAACAGATACACACACGTTGGCGAACTGCGCCGCATGGGTGCTGACATTGAAATAGAAGGGAATGTTGCTGTTGTCAAGGGTGGGAAACAATTACAGGCTGCGCCGGTTCTGATGTCTGATCTGCGTGCAGGAGCTTCGCTGGTACTTGCTGCACTGGTAGCAAAAGGACAAACTGAAATACGCCGTATATATCACACTGACAGAGGTTATGAAAATTTTGAGCAAAAGTTACAGAGCTTAGGTGCCGATATACAAAGAGTAAAAGGAGGAAAACCATAA
- the ald gene encoding alanine dehydrogenase translates to MKIGVPKEIKIKENRVALTPSGVNALVAHGHTVFVETHAGEGSGFSDDEYKKAGAKILKNADDVWNEAEMIVKVKEPLGPEFERMKEGQIIFTYLHLAADEALTRELLDKKVIGVAYETIQLDDGSLPLLAPMSEVAGRLSIQMGCMCLEAKNGGAGILLSGVAGVPPAKVAIIGAGIAGTNACHLAVGVGAEVAILDISAQRLRYIQDIFKGRVITVMSNKANIWDFVTKADLVIGSVLIPGAKAPKLITRDMLKAMRKGSAMVDIAIDQGGCAETSKPTTHDDPIYIEEGIVHYCVANMPGAVPRTSTYALTNATLSYVLELADKGLEKAMQKNKALHKGLNVYKGKLTYDHVAEAFNMPYEKIEF, encoded by the coding sequence ATGAAAATAGGGGTACCTAAAGAAATAAAGATTAAGGAAAATCGTGTGGCTCTGACACCATCGGGAGTGAATGCTTTAGTTGCTCATGGACATACTGTGTTTGTAGAAACCCACGCAGGTGAAGGTTCGGGTTTTTCAGATGATGAATACAAAAAAGCAGGTGCAAAAATTTTGAAAAATGCTGATGATGTATGGAATGAAGCTGAAATGATTGTGAAAGTTAAAGAGCCGCTGGGACCGGAATTTGAAAGAATGAAAGAAGGTCAGATTATTTTTACATATCTGCATTTAGCTGCTGATGAAGCATTAACCCGCGAACTTCTTGATAAAAAGGTAATAGGTGTGGCTTATGAAACCATTCAACTGGATGATGGTAGCTTGCCCCTTTTAGCGCCTATGAGTGAAGTTGCAGGAAGGCTTTCCATACAGATGGGGTGCATGTGCTTGGAAGCAAAAAATGGTGGTGCAGGTATATTACTTTCAGGGGTTGCTGGTGTTCCGCCCGCAAAGGTAGCTATTATTGGTGCAGGTATTGCAGGAACCAATGCATGCCATTTAGCTGTTGGAGTGGGTGCTGAAGTGGCCATTCTTGATATCAGTGCACAACGATTGAGATACATTCAAGATATATTCAAGGGCAGGGTGATTACTGTCATGTCAAATAAGGCAAATATATGGGATTTTGTAACAAAGGCTGATCTGGTTATTGGTTCGGTATTAATACCTGGTGCCAAAGCTCCGAAGCTAATCACCCGTGATATGCTTAAAGCAATGAGAAAGGGTTCAGCCATGGTTGATATTGCTATTGATCAAGGTGGTTGTGCTGAAACAAGCAAACCCACAACCCACGATGATCCCATTTATATTGAAGAAGGTATTGTGCACTACTGTGTTGCAAATATGCCGGGTGCAGTGCCACGTACTTCTACCTATGCTTTAACTAATGCAACGTTATCATACGTGCTAGAATTAGCGGATAAAGGCCTGGAAAAGGCAATGCAGAAAAATAAAGCACTGCATAAAGGACTTAATGTGTATAAAGGTAAGCTTACTTATGACCATGTTGCAGAAGCATTCAATATGCCATATGAAAAAATTGAATTTTAG
- a CDS encoding VOC family protein, whose amino-acid sequence MIERIDHVSLAVPDFEKAKNFFESLGAVAGVGAKDDNTKFYWQIFSLGDMSRIELITPTDKGSFLDGFMESRGSGVHHITLQTHDIKKAISKLDQMGVPYFGYHEYPGGVWKEIFIHPKHAFGVLIQIAEFNADDWLSPEVKMPDGQYKIEVNNDKVLLILPHPGGGTATIQLTKEQAKNLAQSLLSYTEA is encoded by the coding sequence ATGATAGAGCGTATTGATCATGTTTCACTTGCTGTCCCCGATTTTGAGAAAGCAAAAAATTTTTTTGAAAGCTTGGGTGCTGTTGCCGGCGTTGGAGCAAAAGATGATAATACAAAATTTTACTGGCAAATATTTTCCCTTGGCGATATGAGCAGAATTGAGTTAATAACACCAACCGACAAAGGAAGCTTTTTAGATGGTTTTATGGAATCACGAGGAAGTGGCGTTCATCATATAACACTGCAGACTCATGACATTAAAAAAGCTATTTCAAAATTAGATCAAATGGGAGTCCCTTACTTTGGTTATCATGAATACCCAGGTGGGGTATGGAAAGAAATCTTTATTCATCCAAAACATGCATTTGGTGTGTTGATACAGATTGCGGAATTCAATGCTGATGACTGGTTATCGCCTGAGGTAAAAATGCCGGATGGGCAGTATAAAATCGAGGTGAACAATGATAAGGTTTTATTAATACTGCCTCATCCGGGTGGAGGTACGGCAACAATTCAACTTACAAAAGAGCAAGCAAAAAACTTAGCACAGAGTTTATTGTCATATACTGAAGCATAA
- a CDS encoding AAA family ATPase: MQELVSFLSNPKAYDHPVDTVTVVQTHISYVFIAKPYVYKLKKPVDFGFLNFVSFEDRKFYTFEEYRLNSRISPEIYLGVVVVVKDGKKLRLVEDGKYDEKNVAAYCLKMKYIDDTYSLKNMLMQGINNQLLSLIAQKIYMFHKEADNTEGLQGFGGINEISKNSLENFDQIEKYIGAIVTEDDYDCMRKWTDNFIKHNTTLFENRNAQGFVRDCHGDLHCEHIYYKDGTIIILDCIEFNKRFRYIDTISDIAFLLMDLDVNGNTADSNRLCAQYIQLSGDYDGVLVLPFYKAYRAMVRAKINSFQSDNEGITQQEKDACIQKASQYFQLAKHYMQQNTKGVVYTVFGNIGSGKSTIAMELASLTGGIVINSDAVRKKLAGLDVFDKAKSKAGEGIYTPQMTEKVYATMKQKALAIAHAGMPVILDGTFYSKEIRRNFYQFFKDEGIGIQFVYAQCPEEELLRRIEKREKDASISDADVETFMQLKDRFEKPDNDEQQVYKINTESGIDDIYNQLKNIIIIKNK; the protein is encoded by the coding sequence ATGCAGGAATTAGTATCTTTCCTTTCAAATCCCAAAGCTTATGATCATCCTGTTGATACAGTTACTGTTGTTCAGACTCATATTTCGTATGTATTTATTGCAAAACCGTATGTGTATAAGCTTAAAAAACCTGTTGATTTTGGTTTTTTAAATTTTGTTTCGTTTGAAGACAGAAAATTTTATACATTTGAGGAATATCGATTAAATTCTCGTATTAGTCCTGAAATCTATCTTGGGGTGGTTGTTGTTGTCAAAGATGGAAAAAAGTTAAGATTGGTTGAAGATGGAAAGTATGATGAAAAAAATGTCGCAGCATATTGTCTAAAAATGAAATATATCGACGACACATATTCACTTAAGAATATGTTAATGCAGGGGATTAATAATCAGTTACTATCGCTTATAGCTCAAAAAATTTATATGTTTCATAAAGAAGCAGATAATACTGAAGGATTACAAGGATTTGGTGGTATCAACGAGATAAGCAAAAACTCACTGGAAAATTTTGACCAAATTGAAAAATATATAGGGGCGATAGTTACTGAGGATGATTATGACTGTATGCGAAAATGGACTGATAATTTCATCAAACACAACACAACGTTATTTGAAAATCGTAACGCTCAAGGGTTTGTGCGCGATTGTCATGGTGATCTGCACTGCGAACATATTTACTATAAGGATGGTACAATAATCATCCTGGACTGTATTGAATTTAATAAACGGTTCAGGTATATAGATACAATTTCAGATATTGCATTTTTGCTCATGGACTTAGATGTAAATGGAAATACGGCTGATTCAAACAGGTTGTGTGCACAGTATATTCAGCTTTCAGGAGATTATGATGGTGTGCTTGTACTGCCTTTTTATAAGGCATACCGTGCCATGGTTAGGGCAAAAATTAATAGCTTCCAATCAGATAATGAAGGGATAACACAACAAGAAAAAGACGCGTGCATACAAAAGGCTTCACAATATTTTCAACTAGCAAAGCATTATATGCAGCAAAATACAAAAGGTGTTGTTTATACTGTTTTTGGCAACATCGGAAGTGGTAAAAGCACTATAGCCATGGAGTTGGCTTCATTAACAGGTGGCATTGTCATTAATTCAGATGCGGTACGCAAAAAGTTAGCGGGTCTTGATGTTTTTGATAAAGCAAAATCAAAAGCTGGTGAAGGCATTTATACTCCTCAGATGACTGAAAAAGTGTATGCAACAATGAAACAAAAAGCTCTGGCGATAGCTCATGCAGGAATGCCTGTTATTCTTGATGGTACATTTTACAGCAAAGAAATACGAAGAAATTTTTATCAATTTTTTAAAGATGAAGGGATTGGTATACAATTTGTTTATGCGCAGTGCCCCGAGGAAGAACTTCTTAGAAGAATAGAGAAAAGGGAAAAGGATGCATCAATTTCAGATGCCGATGTTGAAACTTTTATGCAATTAAAGGATAGGTTTGAAAAACCAGATAATGATGAACAACAGGTTTATAAAATTAATACTGAATCAGGAATTGATGATATATATAATCAATTGAAGAATATCATTATTATAAAAAATAAATAG
- a CDS encoding transglycosylase SLT domain-containing protein, whose protein sequence is MKKLHYISYLLIFIILIEFVDTKLFCKNLLELYSDPVFSEEGLQNAINYNPDNDSIFLPKLEGKDIFTAINDLSVCRIPDVRKFLYIYLTRGREYTITAIKRSHLYMPLIREQMQQYEGIPEDIALLPLLESAFNPYAVSRSNAVGIWQFLPSTAKILGLQINDFVDERRDIIKSTNAALRHLNHLNNTFNSWELALLAYNGGCGYLSRTMKANGYHHFYDLIESGVLRKETAEYIYRYAALALIYKYPELFSIEKDLLKPDNDYDIELVEIRYPVRINVLTEKCNIPSEFIKLYNPQLKKNITPPKERNYILLLPKGSKEKIEEYKDQIYTLKFTSIKTHKVKSGETLSQIAKRYRASPQTIITINNITHPDFIHQGQVLYIPIN, encoded by the coding sequence ATGAAAAAACTGCATTACATATCATATTTACTGATTTTTATTATACTCATTGAATTTGTTGACACTAAACTTTTTTGCAAAAATCTCTTAGAATTGTATTCCGATCCTGTGTTCTCAGAAGAAGGATTACAAAATGCAATAAATTATAATCCCGATAATGATAGCATATTCTTACCTAAATTAGAGGGTAAAGATATATTTACTGCTATAAATGATTTGTCCGTGTGTAGAATTCCTGATGTACGAAAATTTTTGTACATTTATCTCACCAGAGGCAGGGAATATACTATAACCGCTATAAAACGTTCACACCTATACATGCCTTTAATTAGAGAACAGATGCAGCAATATGAAGGTATTCCTGAAGATATTGCACTACTTCCACTGCTGGAAAGCGCCTTTAATCCCTATGCTGTTTCCAGGAGCAATGCAGTAGGGATATGGCAATTTTTACCATCAACAGCAAAAATTCTAGGATTACAGATAAACGATTTTGTTGATGAGCGCCGTGATATAATAAAATCAACAAATGCTGCACTACGACATCTCAACCATTTGAATAATACATTTAATTCATGGGAACTTGCACTGCTTGCATACAACGGTGGATGTGGTTATTTATCACGAACAATGAAAGCCAATGGCTATCACCATTTCTATGACCTCATCGAATCTGGAGTTTTACGTAAAGAAACTGCAGAATATATATACCGCTATGCTGCATTAGCACTTATTTATAAATATCCTGAACTATTTTCTATTGAAAAAGATTTACTGAAACCTGATAATGATTATGATATTGAACTGGTAGAAATCAGATACCCGGTAAGGATTAATGTGCTTACTGAAAAATGCAACATTCCTTCTGAATTTATTAAGCTATACAACCCTCAACTTAAAAAAAATATAACCCCACCCAAAGAACGTAATTATATACTGTTATTACCAAAAGGTAGTAAAGAAAAAATAGAAGAATATAAAGATCAAATTTACACATTAAAGTTTACATCTATTAAAACTCATAAAGTAAAATCAGGTGAAACACTGTCACAAATAGCAAAGCGTTACCGGGCAAGCCCACAGACTATTATTACAATTAACAATATAACCCACCCAGATTTTATTCACCAAGGACAAGTTTTATATATTCCAATTAATTGA
- a CDS encoding cupin domain-containing protein, with protein sequence MDQLIENIGKKIQYFRKKNDITLKELAEKIHATPSLISQIEHGKANPSLATLKAIADVFNVPIGLFFENEIKKTAPSPVIRKNTHRRLLTDGNVSYTLLNPDSNEMEVILIEFPPGASTGEEHYHHDGYEVGYIMKGELTVALEDNEYNLQQGDSIAFKSLRSHKIKNNSSQTTLALWVNLVPWIFVK encoded by the coding sequence ATGGATCAGCTTATAGAAAATATTGGTAAGAAGATTCAATATTTCAGAAAAAAAAATGATATAACCTTAAAGGAATTAGCTGAAAAAATACATGCAACACCAAGCCTTATTAGTCAGATTGAACATGGGAAAGCAAATCCTTCGCTGGCCACATTGAAGGCAATTGCTGATGTATTCAATGTTCCCATTGGCTTATTTTTTGAAAATGAGATAAAAAAAACAGCACCTTCCCCTGTAATACGAAAGAATACACACCGAAGACTGCTTACTGATGGAAATGTTTCATACACTTTATTAAATCCCGATTCCAACGAAATGGAAGTTATCTTGATTGAGTTTCCTCCGGGTGCTTCAACAGGGGAAGAACATTATCACCATGACGGGTATGAAGTGGGTTATATTATGAAAGGTGAGCTAACAGTAGCATTGGAAGATAATGAATACAATTTACAGCAGGGGGACAGCATTGCATTCAAAAGCTTGCGTTCACATAAAATAAAAAACAATTCTTCACAAACAACCCTTGCTCTATGGGTTAATCTTGTGCCATGGATTTTTGTTAAATAG
- a CDS encoding M48 family metallopeptidase — protein sequence MTNTNPDIQSAIYTKTKVKLSIVHMVLELFLLGVGSFTISKPLYQLLSPLIKNDYILLLAFFVSFGGLLSLILLPLEFYQSYIIEHTFGLSNQTVFDWCIEELKSLLVSIVIGLPLILLFYYLIKVTALWWLYFAIVVFIFAIILAKIAPVLIFPLFYTFTPIDNNDLKNSLNELMQQHGLHVSGIFSFNMIKDTKKANAAFTGLGRTRRIILSDTMLNVFDVNEIKTVFAHELGHYVYKHIVKNIVLSGIIIVGSFYVCSYLYEITLYTVGYSSRFDIAALPLLIFYLSIFSMLLMPLLNTLSRYYEKQADMYALKVTGDPESFISTMEKLAAMNLSQKEQHPVIEFLLYSHPTIAKRIELAKNYRATTS from the coding sequence ATGACTAACACCAACCCTGACATCCAGTCAGCAATCTATACAAAGACAAAAGTAAAACTTTCAATAGTGCATATGGTGCTGGAACTTTTTCTTTTGGGTGTTGGTTCGTTTACAATATCAAAGCCACTTTACCAGTTATTATCGCCCTTAATAAAAAATGATTATATTTTGCTTTTAGCCTTTTTTGTTTCTTTTGGCGGTTTATTGTCACTTATTCTTTTGCCTCTGGAATTTTATCAAAGCTACATTATTGAACACACGTTTGGACTTTCAAATCAAACAGTTTTTGACTGGTGTATTGAAGAATTAAAATCTTTGCTGGTTTCAATTGTTATTGGCCTTCCACTGATACTGCTGTTTTATTATTTGATTAAAGTTACTGCGCTATGGTGGCTGTATTTTGCTATTGTAGTTTTTATATTTGCTATTATCCTTGCAAAAATTGCTCCTGTATTGATTTTCCCATTATTTTATACGTTTACACCCATTGACAATAATGATTTAAAAAACTCATTGAATGAACTCATGCAACAACACGGATTACATGTTAGTGGAATTTTTTCGTTTAATATGATTAAGGACACGAAAAAAGCTAACGCTGCATTTACCGGCTTGGGTAGAACACGAAGGATTATCTTAAGTGATACCATGCTCAATGTATTTGACGTTAATGAAATCAAAACAGTATTTGCCCATGAGTTAGGGCATTATGTGTATAAACATATTGTAAAAAACATTGTGCTCAGTGGCATTATAATTGTTGGGTCATTTTATGTATGTTCTTACCTGTATGAAATAACATTGTATACTGTTGGATATTCAAGCAGATTTGATATTGCAGCTTTGCCACTACTAATATTTTATCTTTCAATTTTCAGCATGCTGCTTATGCCGCTGCTCAACACCCTGTCGCGGTACTATGAAAAACAGGCTGATATGTATGCACTTAAAGTAACAGGCGATCCTGAGTCTTTTATATCAACAATGGAAAAGTTAGCGGCAATGAATCTTTCGCAAAAAGAACAGCATCCTGTCATTGAGTTTCTCCTGTACAGCCATCCAACAATTGCTAAGCGAATTGAGTTAGCCAAGAATTACAGGGCTACCACTTCGTGA
- the purM gene encoding phosphoribosylformylglycinamidine cyclo-ligase yields the protein MTYKDSGVDVEGGNRFVKRISTIVKETFTKEVLTDIGGFAALFDATFKQYKEPVLVSSTDGVGTKLKIAQMMNVHTTIGIDAVAMCVNDIVVTGARPLFFLDYIACGKLHEDVLVDVIKGLATGCKMADCALIGGETAEHPNVMQPDDYDIAGFSVGVVDRHRIIDGSTIQPGDAIVGIASSGIHSNGYSLVRKLFFDIKKYTVETKLNELSKPLGQVLLEPTRIYVKPILKALEIVTIKGLVHITGGGFYENIPRILPDSATAYIEKKSFTVPPIFQIIQREGNIEEKEMFTTFNMGIGMICVVKKDDADSLIKILTQHGEKAYIIGHIQSRSGSPVILG from the coding sequence ATTACATATAAGGATTCTGGAGTTGATGTTGAAGGTGGCAACAGGTTTGTAAAACGTATTAGCACCATAGTAAAAGAAACATTTACAAAAGAAGTTTTAACTGATATTGGAGGATTTGCCGCACTATTTGACGCTACCTTTAAACAATACAAAGAACCCGTACTTGTTTCCAGTACCGACGGTGTGGGAACAAAACTAAAGATTGCGCAGATGATGAACGTACACACAACCATTGGCATTGATGCTGTGGCAATGTGTGTAAACGATATTGTGGTAACTGGTGCCAGGCCTCTATTTTTTTTGGATTACATAGCTTGTGGCAAACTTCATGAAGATGTTTTAGTTGATGTCATAAAAGGATTGGCCACAGGTTGCAAAATGGCGGATTGTGCTCTAATAGGTGGCGAGACAGCTGAACATCCCAATGTTATGCAGCCAGATGATTATGATATAGCGGGATTCAGTGTTGGTGTTGTCGATAGGCATCGCATCATCGATGGAAGTACCATACAACCTGGTGATGCAATTGTAGGCATTGCCTCATCGGGAATCCATTCTAATGGATATTCGCTTGTCAGAAAACTATTTTTTGATATCAAGAAATATACAGTTGAAACAAAACTCAATGAATTGTCAAAACCATTAGGTCAGGTACTGCTTGAACCAACACGCATATATGTTAAACCCATTTTAAAAGCTTTGGAGATAGTTACCATTAAAGGGCTGGTTCACATAACCGGTGGTGGCTTTTATGAAAATATTCCACGCATTTTGCCGGATAGTGCCACTGCATACATTGAAAAGAAATCATTTACCGTACCACCAATATTCCAGATAATACAGCGTGAGGGCAACATTGAAGAAAAGGAGATGTTCACCACATTTAATATGGGTATTGGCATGATATGTGTTGTAAAAAAAGATGATGCAGATTCACTTATAAAAATCCTTACACAACACGGCGAAAAAGCATACATCATTGGTCATATACAATCACGAAGTGGTAGCCCTGTAATTCTTGGCTAA